One Nocardioides oleivorans DNA segment encodes these proteins:
- a CDS encoding sulfotransferase family protein: MPMSSTPLVLVSGSGRSGTSSLAGTLKRLGLHVPQPEVEASETNPRGFYEPQWVIDFHKRHLKELALFNIDSRPAAVQLVADYLASGETTAELREWLSGQLDADQVVVKDPHAFWFARAWEEASKDLGADLRWLTALRHPAEVVGSRDIAYLSSQSDELRLTKETSNVAGWVHAALLTEQAGRASRRAFVKYVDLLADWRAALAPVQEQLALSFDTDLASTDHHPVDDFVEPSMRKSQLGWDDVATPDWLKDMAEEVWQLLGVLTTSPHDEATLARLDEVHADYTARYADAVALTFDHTKAESTLAAREARDTQRSTLQQVRRDLEQARRAGSTPLAQTVGGREAAAILRRAVVRRITRR, translated from the coding sequence ATGCCGATGTCCTCCACCCCGCTGGTCCTGGTGTCCGGTTCCGGCCGCAGCGGCACCAGCTCCCTCGCCGGCACCCTGAAGCGGCTCGGCCTGCACGTGCCGCAGCCCGAGGTCGAGGCGTCGGAGACCAACCCGCGCGGGTTCTACGAGCCGCAGTGGGTCATCGACTTCCACAAGCGCCACCTCAAGGAGCTCGCGCTCTTCAACATCGACAGCCGACCCGCCGCGGTCCAGCTCGTCGCCGACTACCTCGCCTCGGGCGAGACCACCGCCGAGCTCCGCGAGTGGCTGTCCGGCCAGCTCGACGCCGACCAGGTCGTCGTCAAGGACCCGCACGCGTTCTGGTTCGCCCGGGCCTGGGAGGAGGCGTCGAAGGACCTCGGCGCCGACCTGCGCTGGCTGACCGCGCTGCGCCACCCGGCCGAGGTCGTCGGCTCGCGCGACATCGCCTACCTCTCCAGCCAGTCCGACGAGCTGCGGCTGACCAAGGAGACGTCCAACGTCGCCGGCTGGGTGCACGCCGCGCTCCTCACCGAGCAGGCCGGCCGCGCCTCCAGGCGCGCCTTCGTGAAGTACGTCGACCTGCTGGCCGACTGGCGGGCCGCGCTGGCGCCGGTGCAGGAGCAGCTCGCGCTCTCCTTCGACACCGACCTGGCCAGCACCGACCACCACCCGGTCGACGACTTCGTCGAGCCCTCGATGCGCAAGTCGCAGCTCGGCTGGGACGACGTCGCCACCCCCGACTGGCTCAAGGACATGGCCGAGGAGGTCTGGCAGCTGCTCGGCGTGCTGACCACCTCACCGCACGACGAGGCCACGCTCGCCCGGCTCGACGAGGTCCACGCCGACTACACCGCGCGCTACGCCGACGCCGTCGCGCTCACCTTCGACCACACCAAGGCCGAGTCGACCCTCGCCGCCCGCGAGGCCCGCGACACCCAGCGGTCCACGCTCCAGCAGGTGCGCCGCGACCTCGAGCAGGCCCGCCGCGCCGGCTCGACCCCGCTCGCCCAGACCGTCGGCGGGCGCGAGGCGGCCGCGATCCTGCGCCGAGCCGTCGTACGCCGGATCACGCGCCGCTGA
- a CDS encoding ATP-dependent DNA ligase gives MDLPVMPPVQPMLAKSVSGVPDPARHGGLSFEPKWDGFRCLVFKDGDEIELASRNTKPLTRYFPEVVEACRQQLPDRIVLDGEIFVGLQGPDGWRLEFETLQERIHPAASRVDKLSVETPAGFVAFDLLALGDESFMDRPLSERRAALVEALSGLDGTGPCFLTRTTEDPAEAERWFEAFEGAGLDGVVAKPLGSSYEPNKRTMLKIKHERTADVVLAGYREHKTSTPEEPLIGSLLLGLYDDDGELQHIGVSASFTAAKRAELFHELQPLVCAIADHPWGRWNEFLTANPDRVPGTQSRWSAGKDLGFTALRPERVLEVKYDHMEGRRFRHTAHFKRWRTDRDPESCGYAQLDEPAGYDLTRILSTDAGTHPGGTR, from the coding sequence GTGGACCTCCCCGTGATGCCGCCCGTGCAGCCGATGCTCGCGAAGAGCGTCAGCGGCGTGCCCGACCCGGCCAGGCACGGCGGGCTGAGCTTCGAGCCGAAGTGGGACGGCTTCCGCTGCCTGGTCTTCAAGGACGGCGACGAGATCGAGCTCGCGAGCCGCAACACCAAGCCGCTCACCCGCTACTTCCCCGAGGTCGTCGAGGCGTGCCGGCAGCAGCTGCCCGACCGCATCGTGCTCGACGGCGAGATCTTCGTCGGCCTCCAGGGGCCGGACGGCTGGCGGCTCGAGTTCGAGACGCTCCAGGAGCGCATCCACCCGGCCGCGAGCCGCGTCGACAAGCTCTCCGTGGAGACGCCCGCCGGCTTCGTCGCCTTCGACCTGCTGGCGCTCGGCGACGAGTCGTTCATGGACCGCCCGCTCTCCGAGCGCCGCGCCGCCCTCGTCGAGGCGCTGTCCGGGCTCGACGGCACCGGTCCGTGCTTCCTCACCCGCACCACCGAGGACCCCGCCGAGGCCGAGAGGTGGTTCGAGGCGTTCGAGGGAGCCGGCCTCGACGGTGTCGTCGCCAAGCCGCTCGGGTCGTCGTACGAGCCCAACAAGCGCACCATGCTCAAGATCAAGCACGAGCGCACCGCCGACGTGGTGCTGGCCGGCTACCGCGAGCACAAGACCTCGACCCCGGAGGAGCCGCTGATCGGCTCGCTGCTCCTGGGGCTGTACGACGACGACGGCGAGCTGCAGCACATCGGCGTCTCGGCCAGCTTCACCGCCGCGAAGCGGGCCGAGCTGTTCCACGAGCTGCAGCCGCTGGTCTGCGCCATCGCCGACCACCCGTGGGGCCGCTGGAACGAGTTCCTCACCGCCAACCCCGACCGCGTCCCCGGCACGCAGAGCCGCTGGAGCGCCGGCAAGGACCTCGGCTTCACCGCGCTGCGCCCCGAGCGGGTGCTCGAGGTGAAGTACGACCACATGGAGGGCCGCCGGTTCCGGCACACTGCGCACTTCAAACGGTGGCGCACCGACCGCGACCCGGAGAGCTGCGGCTACGCCCAGCTCGACGAACCGGCAGGCTACGACCTCACCAGGATCCTCAGCACCGACGCAGGCACGCACCCAGGAGGCACGCGATGA
- a CDS encoding glycosyl hydrolase — protein sequence MKRLVALLVVPLVAALLATPAAAAPAPDRVQARDVRGVGVWEMRGATKALRKSRAGWYHAWTAEPPAYVGRTRAAFVPMIWGAGSVTDEALASARQHGPWLLGFNEPDLGEQANMSVEQALDLWPRLESTGLQLVSPAVAYGGADAGGWLDGFMSGAEQRDLRVDAVALHWYGGDWRPRRAVGQLTDYLDAVHDRYGKPIWLTEVALMRFDDGPRVPSGKVQARFVRLMSRALAEREWVSRWAWFGLPASAKGASSGLYRPGARPTTVGKAYAALP from the coding sequence ATGAAGCGGCTCGTAGCACTGCTCGTCGTCCCCCTCGTGGCAGCCCTGCTGGCCACTCCGGCCGCTGCGGCACCGGCGCCTGACCGCGTCCAGGCCCGCGACGTGCGCGGCGTCGGCGTGTGGGAGATGCGTGGGGCCACGAAGGCGCTGCGGAAGTCGCGCGCCGGGTGGTACCACGCGTGGACGGCCGAGCCACCGGCGTACGTCGGCCGCACCCGCGCCGCGTTCGTGCCGATGATCTGGGGCGCGGGCTCCGTGACCGACGAGGCGCTCGCGTCGGCGAGGCAGCACGGTCCGTGGCTGCTCGGATTCAACGAGCCCGACCTCGGCGAGCAGGCGAACATGAGTGTCGAGCAGGCGCTCGACCTGTGGCCGCGGCTGGAGTCCACCGGTCTCCAGCTGGTCAGTCCCGCGGTCGCCTACGGCGGCGCCGACGCGGGCGGGTGGCTCGACGGCTTCATGAGCGGCGCCGAGCAGCGCGACCTGCGCGTCGACGCCGTCGCACTGCACTGGTACGGCGGCGACTGGCGGCCGCGGCGAGCCGTCGGGCAGCTCACCGACTACCTCGACGCCGTGCACGACCGCTACGGCAAGCCGATCTGGCTCACCGAGGTCGCCCTGATGCGCTTCGACGACGGACCGCGCGTGCCGTCCGGCAAGGTCCAGGCGCGCTTCGTGAGGCTGATGTCGCGAGCGCTCGCGGAGCGCGAGTGGGTGAGCCGGTGGGCGTGGTTCGGGCTGCCCGCCTCGGCGAAGGGCGCGAGCAGTGGCCTCTACCGGCCCGGCGCGCGACCGACCACGGTCGGCAAGGCCTACGCGGCACTGCCGTAG
- a CDS encoding ABC transporter permease has product MINATIARLALQALLGRRRFYLLLAFPVLLIGLVALVAALTDGEAAYELIPGLGYPLVLPLVAILAASSVLGPEVDDGSIVYLLSKPVSRHGIAISKWLVALGATLTAGSLSIFVAALVTGDSTRAVALLVGAAVAGTAYSALFLAISSVTRHAVIASLMFVLIWESLLGNLFTGVAWLSIGQWGLRIGHEVSDQLPDPANLAWAIIASAVVTVVGVFFAGDRLRSFSLRGED; this is encoded by the coding sequence ATGATCAACGCAACCATCGCCCGGCTCGCGCTCCAGGCGCTGCTCGGCCGACGCCGCTTCTACCTGCTGCTCGCCTTCCCGGTGCTGCTGATCGGGCTCGTCGCCCTGGTCGCCGCGCTCACCGACGGCGAGGCGGCCTACGAGCTCATCCCCGGCCTCGGCTACCCCTTGGTCCTGCCGCTCGTCGCGATCCTCGCGGCGTCGTCGGTGCTCGGGCCGGAGGTCGACGACGGCTCGATCGTCTACCTGCTCTCGAAGCCGGTCAGCCGGCACGGCATCGCGATCAGCAAGTGGCTGGTCGCCCTCGGAGCGACCCTGACGGCCGGCTCGCTGTCGATCTTCGTCGCCGCGCTCGTCACCGGCGACAGCACCCGGGCGGTCGCACTGCTGGTCGGCGCCGCCGTCGCCGGGACGGCGTACAGCGCCCTCTTCCTGGCCATCTCGTCGGTCACTCGCCACGCGGTGATCGCGTCGCTGATGTTCGTCCTGATCTGGGAGAGCCTGCTCGGCAACCTCTTCACCGGTGTCGCCTGGCTCAGCATCGGCCAGTGGGGCCTGCGGATCGGGCACGAGGTCTCCGACCAGCTGCCCGACCCGGCGAACCTCGCGTGGGCGATCATCGCCAGCGCGGTCGTGACGGTGGTCGGCGTGTTCTTCGCGGGCGACCGGTTGCGGTCCTTCTCGCTCCGCGGCGAGGACTGA
- a CDS encoding ABC transporter ATP-binding protein, translating into MSDLVLESASRWFGNVVAVNDVSLSIGPGVTGLLGPNGAGKTTLMAMMAGFLAPSAGSVTLDGQPVWRNTAIYRQIGLVPERELSFGYLTGRQFVRANADLHKLPDAAAATERILEVVDMVEPAARRLDTYSKGMRQRVKIAAALVHDPAVLLLDEPFNGVDPRQRMHLMDLLRRLGDEGRTVLFSSHILEEVERLARHIEVVVSGRHAASGDFGAIRRLMTDRPVQYAVRSSDNRRLAALLMAEASVRAVSLGSEHLDVQVDDLGSFAVGLPSLARQHDLTLFELSPSDESLESVFAYLVAR; encoded by the coding sequence ATGAGCGACCTGGTCCTCGAGTCGGCCTCGCGCTGGTTCGGCAACGTCGTCGCGGTCAACGACGTCTCGCTCTCCATCGGCCCCGGTGTCACCGGGCTGCTCGGCCCCAACGGTGCCGGCAAGACCACCTTGATGGCGATGATGGCGGGCTTCCTCGCCCCGTCCGCCGGCTCCGTCACGCTCGACGGGCAGCCGGTGTGGCGCAACACAGCGATCTACCGCCAGATCGGGCTGGTCCCCGAGAGGGAGCTGAGCTTCGGCTACCTCACCGGCCGCCAGTTCGTCCGCGCCAACGCCGACCTGCACAAGCTGCCCGACGCGGCCGCGGCCACCGAGCGGATCCTCGAGGTCGTCGACATGGTCGAGCCGGCTGCCCGCCGCCTCGACACGTACTCCAAGGGCATGCGACAGCGCGTGAAGATCGCCGCCGCGCTGGTCCACGACCCCGCCGTGCTGCTGCTCGACGAGCCGTTCAACGGCGTCGACCCGCGCCAGCGGATGCACCTGATGGACCTGCTCCGCCGCCTCGGCGACGAGGGCAGGACGGTGCTGTTCAGCTCGCACATCCTCGAGGAGGTCGAGCGGCTGGCGCGCCACATCGAGGTCGTCGTCTCCGGCCGGCACGCCGCCTCCGGCGACTTCGGCGCCATCCGGCGGCTGATGACCGACCGCCCGGTGCAGTACGCCGTCCGCTCGAGCGACAACCGCCGCCTGGCCGCGCTGCTCATGGCGGAGGCCTCGGTGCGCGCGGTGAGCCTGGGCAGCGAGCACCTCGACGTCCAGGTCGACGACCTCGGCAGCTTCGCCGTCGGGCTCCCCAGCCTGGCCCGGCAGCACGACCTGACCCTCTTCGAGCTCTCCCCCAGCGACGAGTCGCTGGAGAGCGTGTTCGCCTACCTGGTGGCCCGATGA
- a CDS encoding ABC transporter permease, with the protein MSDTSGRSGVIHDLGYRHYDGAREGTGAIARTLFVTGLRHAYGLGRSGKSKVMPFLLLAMSVLPAAIIVGVVVLTGLGSLPVTYADFTNQTNLLVSLFAAAQAPVLFSRDLRHRSIVLYLARPLSASVFALVRWLSLTVAIFLFTLVPTALLLAGALLAGLDTSDQLSDVGKALLLQVVLAALVAGLSGLISSVSLRRGFAVVGSVMVLIVLASVVTVIQAISREQDSEAVGVWAGLLSPWSLYSGLGQAWDAGVRNPVTVDGAWAPAYAIVALLLVGGCLLGLVARFRKVGSR; encoded by the coding sequence GTGTCTGACACGAGCGGACGCTCCGGCGTCATCCACGACCTCGGCTACCGCCACTACGACGGCGCCCGCGAGGGCACCGGCGCGATCGCGCGCACGCTGTTCGTCACCGGCCTGCGCCACGCGTACGGCCTGGGGCGCTCGGGCAAGTCGAAGGTGATGCCCTTCCTGCTGCTGGCCATGTCGGTGCTGCCGGCGGCGATCATCGTCGGCGTCGTGGTGCTCACCGGGCTCGGCAGCCTGCCGGTCACCTACGCCGACTTCACCAACCAGACCAACCTGCTCGTGAGCCTCTTCGCCGCGGCCCAGGCGCCCGTCCTCTTCTCCCGCGACCTGCGGCACCGCTCGATCGTGCTCTACCTCGCGCGCCCGCTGTCGGCATCGGTCTTCGCCCTCGTGCGCTGGCTCTCGCTCACCGTCGCGATCTTCCTCTTCACGCTGGTGCCGACCGCCCTCCTCCTCGCGGGCGCGCTGCTCGCCGGGCTCGACACGAGCGACCAGCTCAGCGACGTGGGCAAGGCCCTCCTCCTGCAGGTGGTGCTGGCCGCGCTGGTCGCCGGTCTGTCCGGGCTGATCTCGTCGGTCTCGCTGCGCCGCGGCTTCGCGGTCGTCGGCTCGGTGATGGTGCTGATCGTGCTCGCCTCGGTGGTCACCGTGATCCAGGCGATCTCCCGCGAGCAGGACTCCGAGGCCGTGGGCGTCTGGGCGGGGCTGCTCTCGCCGTGGTCGCTCTACAGCGGGCTCGGCCAGGCGTGGGACGCCGGCGTGCGCAACCCGGTGACGGTCGACGGCGCCTGGGCTCCGGCGTACGCCATCGTGGCCCTGCTGCTGGTCGGCGGCTGCCTCCTCGGGCTGGTCGCCCGCTTCCGGAAGGTGGGCTCGCGATGA
- a CDS encoding ABC transporter ATP-binding protein yields the protein MTGELTPGAGRPPVIATAGLTKHYGSVHALTDLTVEVGPGVTGLVGANGAGKSTLIKILLGLLEPTRGHALVLGHDIEHQGQEIRRLVGYMPEHDCLPPDVSASDFVVHMARMSGMGASAARERAADVLRHVGLDEERYRPMGGYSTGMKQRAKLAQALVHDPRLVFLDEPTNGLDPAARNDMLRLVGRIGSDFGIAVLVTSHLLGELEQVSDHVIVLDGGNLLRSSATTDFLRQTGSLLVEVVGTETERDRLGEALAQRGLACRPRGKVVAIDPPPPELAGEGVAHDLIRDVAADLGLGLMRLEPDRGHLEDVFLEGGVRV from the coding sequence GTGACGGGGGAACTGACACCGGGGGCCGGACGGCCGCCGGTCATCGCGACTGCGGGCCTGACCAAGCACTACGGCTCGGTCCATGCGCTGACCGACCTGACGGTCGAGGTCGGGCCGGGCGTGACGGGTCTCGTCGGCGCCAACGGTGCCGGGAAGTCGACGCTGATCAAGATCCTGCTCGGCCTGCTCGAGCCGACGCGCGGTCACGCGCTGGTGCTCGGCCACGACATCGAGCACCAGGGCCAGGAGATCCGCCGGCTGGTCGGCTACATGCCCGAGCACGACTGCCTGCCGCCCGACGTCAGCGCCAGCGACTTCGTCGTGCACATGGCGCGGATGTCCGGGATGGGCGCCTCCGCCGCGCGTGAGCGGGCCGCCGACGTGCTGCGCCACGTGGGGCTCGACGAGGAGCGCTACCGGCCGATGGGCGGCTACTCCACCGGCATGAAGCAGCGCGCCAAGCTCGCCCAGGCGCTCGTGCACGACCCGCGGCTGGTCTTCCTCGACGAGCCGACCAACGGCCTCGACCCGGCCGCCCGCAACGACATGCTCCGCCTCGTCGGCCGCATCGGGAGCGACTTCGGCATCGCCGTCCTGGTCACCTCCCACCTGCTCGGCGAGCTCGAGCAGGTCAGCGACCACGTGATCGTCCTCGACGGCGGCAACCTGCTCCGGTCGAGCGCCACGACCGACTTCCTGCGCCAGACCGGGAGCCTGCTGGTCGAGGTCGTCGGCACCGAGACCGAGCGCGACCGGCTCGGCGAGGCCCTCGCCCAGCGCGGGCTGGCCTGCCGCCCGCGCGGCAAGGTGGTCGCGATCGACCCGCCGCCGCCCGAGCTCGCCGGGGAGGGTGTCGCCCACGACCTGATCCGCGACGTCGCGGCCGACCTCGGCCTCGGCCTGATGCGCCTCGAGCCCGACCGTGGTCACCTCGAGGACGTCTTCCTCGAAGGAGGCGTGCGTGTCTGA
- the glmU gene encoding bifunctional UDP-N-acetylglucosamine diphosphorylase/glucosamine-1-phosphate N-acetyltransferase GlmU produces the protein MDNLTVIVLAAGGGTRMKSKTMKVLHPVAGRSMIGHVLTAVAAVEPTSVVAVVGHQRDQVGPHIIDLMPNAVLAVQETQDGTGHAVRIAMEASGTTTGTVIVAAGDTPLLEGESLRAFAAEHEAAQRAVSILSGRVPNPFGYGRIVRNHEGDVEAIVEEKDASPEQREIDEINSGILAFDAEFLVSALPRIGNDNAKGEYYLTDAVGIAREDGLTVGAHLIDDVAQTEGANDRAQLADLGKELNRRIVTRWMKDGVTVMDPATTWIEADVVLEPDVVILPGTQLLGATVVREDAVVGPDTTLKDCEVGAGARVVRTHGELAVIGDRATVGPFAYLRPGTQLGIAGKIGTFVETKNAQIGDGAKVPHLSYVGDAEIGEGTNIGAGTIFANYDGVAKHRTVIGRHARTGSNNTFVAPVSVGDGAGTAGGTTVRRNVPAGALAVSASAQRNLEGWSESKRAGTAQGEAARTAREQQEKSAE, from the coding sequence ATGGACAACCTCACCGTCATCGTCCTCGCCGCCGGCGGCGGCACCCGCATGAAGTCGAAGACCATGAAGGTGCTGCACCCGGTCGCCGGTCGCTCCATGATCGGCCACGTGCTCACCGCCGTGGCGGCTGTCGAGCCGACCAGCGTCGTCGCCGTCGTGGGCCACCAGCGCGACCAGGTGGGCCCGCACATCATCGACCTCATGCCGAACGCCGTGCTGGCGGTCCAGGAGACGCAGGACGGCACCGGGCACGCCGTACGCATCGCGATGGAGGCGTCCGGCACGACCACCGGCACCGTGATCGTCGCGGCCGGTGACACCCCGCTGCTGGAGGGGGAGTCGCTGCGGGCGTTCGCCGCCGAGCACGAGGCCGCCCAGCGCGCGGTGAGCATCCTGAGCGGGCGGGTGCCGAACCCGTTCGGCTACGGCCGCATCGTGCGCAACCACGAGGGCGACGTCGAGGCGATCGTGGAGGAGAAGGACGCCTCGCCGGAGCAGCGCGAGATCGACGAGATCAACTCCGGCATCCTCGCCTTCGACGCCGAGTTCCTCGTCTCCGCGCTGCCGCGGATCGGCAACGACAACGCCAAGGGCGAGTACTACCTCACCGACGCCGTCGGCATCGCCCGCGAGGACGGTCTCACGGTCGGTGCGCACCTGATCGACGACGTCGCGCAGACCGAGGGCGCCAACGACCGCGCGCAGCTCGCCGACCTGGGCAAGGAGCTCAACCGCCGCATCGTCACCCGCTGGATGAAGGACGGCGTGACCGTCATGGACCCGGCGACGACCTGGATCGAGGCCGACGTTGTGCTCGAGCCCGACGTGGTGATCCTGCCCGGCACCCAGCTCCTCGGCGCGACCGTCGTGCGCGAGGACGCCGTGGTCGGCCCCGACACGACGCTGAAGGACTGCGAGGTCGGCGCCGGCGCTCGCGTCGTACGCACCCATGGAGAGCTCGCCGTCATCGGCGACCGGGCCACCGTCGGGCCCTTCGCCTACCTCCGCCCCGGCACGCAGCTCGGCATCGCGGGCAAGATCGGCACCTTCGTGGAGACCAAGAACGCGCAGATCGGCGACGGTGCCAAGGTCCCGCACCTGTCCTACGTCGGCGACGCCGAGATCGGTGAGGGCACCAACATCGGCGCCGGGACGATCTTCGCCAACTACGACGGGGTGGCCAAGCACCGCACCGTCATCGGCCGCCACGCCCGGACCGGGTCGAACAACACCTTCGTCGCGCCGGTGTCGGTGGGGGACGGGGCCGGCACCGCGGGTGGCACGACCGTACGCCGCAACGTGCCGGCCGGTGCGCTGGCCGTGAGCGCCTCCGCGCAGCGCAACCTCGAGGGCTGGAGCGAGTCGAAGCGGGCCGGTACGGCGCAGGGCGAGGCGGCCCGAACGGCACGTGAACAGCAGGAGAAGTCCGCCGAGTGA
- a CDS encoding ribose-phosphate diphosphokinase gives MKRTTEKNLMVFSGRAFPELSHEVADLLECGLVPQDARAFANGELYVRYEESVRGCDAFVIQSHTAPINEWVMEHLIMVDALKRASAKRITVVMPFYGYARQDKKHRGREPISARLMADLFKTAGADRLITVDLHADQIQGFFDGPVDHLMALPILTDYVKQKYGDQPLAVVSPDAGRIKVAERWSARLGGAPLAFIHKSRRIDVANEVVANRVVGDVSGKICILTDDMIDTGGTIVKAAEACVEAGAAGVVIAATHPILSDPAVDRLKNSSAIEVVVTNTLPIPADKQFDKLTTLSIAPLIARAIREVFEDGSVTSMFDGHA, from the coding sequence ATGAAGCGCACCACCGAGAAGAACCTGATGGTCTTCAGTGGCCGGGCCTTCCCCGAGCTGTCGCACGAGGTCGCCGACCTCCTCGAGTGCGGGCTCGTCCCGCAGGACGCACGAGCCTTCGCCAACGGTGAGCTCTACGTCCGCTACGAGGAGTCGGTGCGCGGGTGCGACGCCTTCGTCATCCAGAGCCACACGGCTCCGATCAACGAGTGGGTGATGGAGCACCTGATCATGGTCGACGCCCTCAAGCGCGCGTCGGCCAAGCGGATCACCGTCGTCATGCCGTTCTACGGCTATGCCCGCCAGGACAAGAAGCACCGCGGCCGCGAGCCGATCTCGGCGCGGCTGATGGCCGACCTGTTCAAGACCGCCGGAGCCGACCGGCTCATCACGGTCGACCTCCACGCCGACCAGATCCAGGGCTTCTTCGACGGCCCCGTCGACCACCTGATGGCGCTGCCGATCCTCACCGACTACGTCAAGCAGAAGTACGGCGACCAGCCGCTCGCCGTGGTCTCGCCGGACGCCGGCCGGATCAAGGTCGCCGAGCGCTGGTCGGCCCGCCTCGGTGGCGCACCGCTGGCCTTCATCCACAAGAGCCGTCGCATCGACGTGGCCAACGAGGTCGTCGCCAACCGCGTCGTCGGTGACGTGAGCGGCAAGATCTGCATCCTGACCGACGACATGATCGACACCGGCGGCACGATCGTGAAGGCGGCCGAGGCCTGCGTCGAGGCCGGTGCCGCGGGCGTGGTCATCGCCGCGACCCACCCGATCCTGTCCGACCCCGCCGTCGACCGGCTCAAGAACTCCTCCGCCATCGAGGTCGTGGTCACCAACACGCTCCCGATCCCCGCGGACAAGCAGTTCGACAAGCTCACGACGCTCTCGATCGCGCCCCTCATCGCCCGCGCCATCCGCGAGGTCTTCGAGGACGGCTCCGTCACCTCGATGTTCGACGGGCACGCCTGA